The genomic DNA CGCACCATTGAGCTGTGGGTTGGTAAAGATGAGTGGCTAAAGGATTTACGCAGTTGGTGGCGCAAAGTAGGGCGTTACGATCGCGAACTGGTTGATGCAGTGACGTCTGCAACCCGTACTGTCGGTGAATACCGTTTCACGTGGGATGGATTAGATGATTCAGGTCAGCGTGTCGAGCAGGGCGAATACACATTTTATGCTGAATCTGTGCGTGAGCACGGTGGCCGTAGTGTTATTCGTCAAAAACTGAATCTAGCAGATAAAGCTTTCAAAATAGACATTAAGCCAGCAGTGGAAATTGGCAACGTCGTGCTGACATACAAAATTAAATAGGACTTAAGAGAACAATCATGATCAAAAATAACAAAATGAAAGCGGCAGCACTTGCTTGCACTGTATTCGCTGGTTTAGCGGTTTCTGCTGTTGCAAATGCACACCCTCGTTGGATTCTGCCATCTCATTTCACCGTATCAAAAGAGGGTGGTGATTGGTTGACATTTGATGTAACGGCTTCGCACGGCACCTTTGTTTTTGATAAGCCTGCAGGCAGTGAGTCAGCGCAAGTATTGATGCCAGATGGTCGTTTTGAGCGTCCAAACTTTGTGATTCGTGGCAAGCGCCGTTCTATTTTTGATTTCCACTTTTCAGAAGAAGGTACGCACAA from Photobacterium sanguinicancri includes the following:
- a CDS encoding DUF2271 domain-containing protein — protein: MNLALKTVLKSSALVAALSAPLMAQAAPIPTNAQMDVEFEIPYIKASPYARPYVAIWIEDANRKPVRTIELWVGKDEWLKDLRSWWRKVGRYDRELVDAVTSATRTVGEYRFTWDGLDDSGQRVEQGEYTFYAESVREHGGRSVIRQKLNLADKAFKIDIKPAVEIGNVVLTYKIK